A stretch of Fusobacterium periodonticum ATCC 33693 DNA encodes these proteins:
- a CDS encoding YARHG domain-containing protein — MNDNNDDFKLDLSNVKIDVPKADYSTPTEETTTETNEEKKNVNLPEAPVKKTKTVKSVENSNDGSVRKKSNMKAGTKAQLITLGIVLFFWIFLASGLIHFIRSIGKGLKRPQISYEQNSYNTNQIAPEPETTIVEPVTTTEVETAPVESTPVTTVPEPSENTAVPQTIPDTNNDVASQQNTQQYSAYDDYDLEVLDKVYDEVINRGNESYLYNFSSSELAIIRNTLYARRGYRFKKKKYQQYFGSKPWYTPTTDSQNILPKNEERLANIIKKYE; from the coding sequence TTGAATGATAACAATGATGATTTTAAATTAGATTTAAGCAATGTAAAAATTGATGTACCAAAAGCAGATTACTCAACACCAACTGAAGAAACAACTACAGAAACAAATGAAGAAAAAAAGAATGTTAATTTACCTGAAGCACCTGTAAAAAAAACTAAAACTGTTAAATCTGTTGAAAATTCTAATGATGGCTCTGTAAGAAAGAAAAGTAATATGAAAGCTGGAACTAAAGCTCAATTAATTACTTTAGGAATAGTTTTATTTTTTTGGATTTTTCTAGCTTCTGGTCTGATTCATTTTATTAGGAGTATTGGAAAAGGGTTAAAGAGACCTCAAATTAGTTATGAACAAAATAGTTATAATACTAATCAAATTGCTCCTGAACCAGAGACAACAATTGTTGAGCCAGTTACTACAACAGAAGTGGAAACTGCTCCAGTTGAAAGTACTCCTGTAACAACTGTTCCTGAACCAAGTGAAAACACTGCTGTTCCACAAACTATTCCTGATACAAATAATGATGTTGCTTCTCAACAAAATACTCAACAATATTCTGCTTATGATGACTATGATTTAGAAGTTTTAGACAAAGTTTATGACGAAGTAATCAATAGAGGAAATGAATCATATCTATATAATTTCTCTTCTAGTGAACTTGCTATAATTAGAAATACTTTATACGCAAGAAGAGGTTATAGATTTAAGAAAAAGAAATATCAACAATATTTTGGTTCAAAACCTTGGTATACACCAACAACTGATAGTCAAAACATTTTACCAAAAAATGAAGAAAGACTAGCTAACATTATTAAAAAATATGAATAA
- the prfB gene encoding peptide chain release factor 2 (programmed frameshift), translating to MDILEIKREFLEMKEKTDSIRRSLDLEKRKTTIKDLEKLTFEDGFWSDKRKSSEIIKNMNFEKNIVSRYEKLATEVEDEEVLIDFVESGESSFENELIEKHKTLKYDIEEFEVNLLLDGEYDMNNAIVTIHSGAGGTEACDWADMLYRMYLRWCNLKNYKVSELDFMEGDSVGVKSVTFLVEGINAYGYLKSEKGVHRLVRISPFDANKKRHTSFASVEVVPEVDDNVEVEINPADIRIDTYRASGAGGQHVNMTDSAVRITHFPTGVVVTCQKERSQLSNRETAMKMLKSKLLEIELKKKEEEMKKIQGEQTDIGWGNQIRSYVFQPYALVKDHRTNTEIGNVKAVMDGSIDDFINSYLRWIKNN from the exons ATGGACATTTTAGAAATTAAAAGAGAATTTTTAGAAATGAAAGAAAAAACTGATAGTATTAGGAGGTCTCTT GACTTAGAAAAGAGAAAAACTACTATAAAAGATTTAGAAAAACTAACTTTTGAAGATGGTTTTTGGTCTGATAAAAGAAAAAGTTCAGAAATTATCAAAAATATGAATTTTGAAAAAAATATAGTTTCAAGATATGAAAAATTAGCAACTGAAGTTGAAGATGAAGAAGTTTTAATAGATTTTGTTGAAAGTGGAGAAAGTTCTTTTGAAAATGAACTTATAGAAAAACATAAAACTTTAAAATATGATATAGAAGAATTTGAAGTAAATCTATTATTAGATGGTGAATATGATATGAATAATGCTATAGTTACAATACATTCTGGAGCTGGTGGAACGGAAGCTTGTGACTGGGCAGATATGCTTTACAGAATGTATCTTAGATGGTGCAATCTAAAAAACTATAAAGTATCTGAGCTAGATTTCATGGAAGGTGACAGTGTTGGTGTAAAATCTGTTACATTCTTAGTTGAAGGTATCAATGCCTATGGATATTTAAAATCTGAAAAAGGTGTTCATAGACTTGTTAGAATTTCACCTTTTGATGCCAATAAAAAAAGACATACTTCTTTTGCATCTGTGGAAGTTGTTCCAGAAGTTGATGACAATGTTGAAGTTGAAATAAACCCTGCTGATATTAGAATAGATACATATAGAGCAAGTGGAGCTGGTGGACAACATGTCAACATGACAGACTCAGCTGTAAGAATAACACACTTTCCAACAGGAGTTGTTGTAACTTGTCAAAAAGAAAGATCTCAACTTAGCAATAGAGAAACTGCTATGAAAATGTTAAAATCTAAATTACTTGAAATAGAATTAAAGAAAAAAGAAGAAGAAATGAAAAAAATTCAAGGAGAACAAACTGATATTGGTTGGGGTAACCAAATTAGATCTTATGTTTTTCAACCTTATGCCTTAGTAAAAGACCATAGAACTAATACTGAAATAGGAAATGTTAAGGCTGTTATGGATGGAAGCATTGATGATTTTATCAATTCATATTTAAGATGGATAAAAAATAATTAA
- a CDS encoding ATP-binding protein gives MYRKIFEYLKEWKNSTYRKPLIIQGARQVGKTYAILNFGKSEYENIAYFNFETNPKLKETFEENIEPSYLIPILSRLVDQTIVKEKTLIFFDEIQLCERALTSLKYFQEQAPEYHIIVAGSLLGVAVNRENFSFPVGKVDIKTLYPMDIEEFLLAMGEDKLIEQIKTSFNENSPLPTILHELAMEYYRKYLLIGGMPECVAKFKETENYTLIRHTQEMILLSYLNDMSKYNTNNEIKKTRLVYDNITIQLSRENTRFQYKLLKTGGRASEFENAIEWLNLSGIISKIYCVQDIKKPLENYRNIDAFKIYISDVGLLCAKKQIVPEDILYLSDELNDFKGGMTENYVNIHLNINSYTPYFWKNDKGTFEIDFVIARDGKIIPIEVKSSNNTRSKSLDYYIKTYKPEYSIRVSSKNFGLENNIKSVPLYAVFCL, from the coding sequence ATGTATAGAAAAATTTTTGAATATTTAAAAGAATGGAAAAATAGCACATATAGAAAGCCTTTAATTATTCAGGGTGCAAGACAAGTTGGTAAGACATATGCTATTTTAAATTTTGGAAAATCTGAATATGAAAATATTGCTTATTTTAATTTTGAGACTAATCCTAAACTAAAAGAAACATTTGAAGAAAATATAGAACCTAGCTATTTAATTCCTATTCTTTCCAGATTAGTTGATCAAACTATTGTAAAAGAAAAAACATTAATTTTTTTTGATGAAATTCAACTATGTGAAAGAGCATTGACATCATTGAAGTATTTTCAAGAACAGGCCCCTGAATATCATATAATTGTAGCTGGAAGTTTACTTGGAGTTGCTGTTAATAGAGAAAATTTTTCTTTTCCTGTTGGTAAAGTAGATATAAAAACTCTTTATCCTATGGATATTGAAGAATTTCTATTGGCAATGGGGGAAGATAAATTAATTGAACAAATAAAAACAAGTTTTAATGAAAACTCTCCACTCCCTACTATTTTGCACGAGCTTGCTATGGAATATTATAGAAAGTACTTACTTATTGGAGGTATGCCTGAATGTGTTGCTAAATTTAAAGAAACAGAGAATTATACTCTGATTAGACATACTCAAGAAATGATTTTACTTTCATACTTAAATGATATGAGTAAATATAATACTAATAATGAAATTAAAAAAACAAGATTAGTCTATGACAATATCACTATACAACTTTCAAGGGAAAACACACGTTTTCAATATAAGTTGCTAAAAACAGGTGGAAGAGCTTCTGAATTTGAAAATGCTATAGAATGGCTTAATTTGTCAGGAATAATTTCTAAAATATATTGTGTTCAAGATATTAAAAAGCCTTTAGAAAATTACAGAAATATAGATGCTTTTAAAATTTATATTTCTGATGTGGGCTTATTATGTGCAAAAAAACAGATAGTTCCTGAGGATATTCTTTATCTTTCAGATGAATTAAACGATTTTAAGGGAGGAATGACAGAAAATTATGTCAATATACATTTAAATATTAATTCATATACACCATATTTCTGGAAAAATGATAAGGGAACATTCGAAATTGATTTTGTAATAGCAAGAGATGGTAAAATCATTCCAATAGAAGTGAAGTCTTCTAATAATACTCGTTCAAAAAGCCTTGATTACTATATAAAGACATATAAACCTGAGTATAGCATAAGAGTTTCTAGTAAAAATTTTGGACTAGAAAACAATATAAAAAGTGTTCCTTTATATGCAGTTTTTTGTTTATAA
- a CDS encoding phosphatidate cytidylyltransferase translates to MFKWNRVLVALIGVPLLLFVYMGESFFHMNLHGLPMLIFTNLVVAIGAYEFYKMVKISGKEVYDKFGILVSIIIPNLIYLANRSKYLDQSMVGLVIIIATMSLLIYRVFKNQIKGTLEKVSFTILGIVYVSVFFSQIINLYFIGAVFPFVLQVLVWISDTAAGIVGVAIGRKFFKNGFTEISPKKSVEGALGSIVFTAMAFVIFVAYFENIKDISLEEGVVAFLIGAFISVIAQIGDLIESLFKRECGVKDSGTILMGHGGVLDRFDSMILVLPFVTVVIYFFHLCVSYKYGI, encoded by the coding sequence ATGTTTAAATGGAATAGAGTTTTAGTAGCACTGATAGGAGTTCCATTACTATTGTTTGTCTATATGGGTGAGAGCTTTTTTCATATGAATCTGCATGGTTTACCTATGTTAATTTTTACTAATTTAGTAGTTGCTATAGGGGCATATGAATTTTATAAAATGGTAAAAATATCAGGAAAAGAAGTTTATGATAAATTTGGTATTTTAGTTTCAATAATAATTCCAAACTTAATCTATTTAGCAAATAGAAGTAAGTATCTAGATCAAAGTATGGTAGGGCTTGTTATAATAATCGCAACTATGTCACTACTTATATACAGAGTTTTTAAAAATCAAATAAAGGGAACATTAGAAAAAGTTTCTTTTACAATTTTAGGAATAGTGTATGTGTCTGTATTTTTCTCACAAATTATAAATCTTTATTTTATAGGAGCAGTATTCCCTTTTGTTTTACAAGTTTTAGTTTGGATTTCAGATACAGCAGCAGGAATAGTAGGAGTTGCCATAGGAAGAAAATTCTTTAAAAATGGTTTTACAGAAATAAGTCCAAAGAAATCTGTTGAAGGTGCCTTAGGTTCAATTGTTTTCACAGCTATGGCTTTTGTTATATTTGTGGCATATTTTGAAAATATTAAAGATATTAGTTTAGAGGAGGGGGTTGTAGCCTTCCTAATAGGAGCTTTTATATCAGTTATAGCTCAAATAGGTGATTTAATAGAATCACTATTTAAAAGAGAATGTGGAGTTAAAGATTCTGGAACTATACTTATGGGACATGGAGGAGTATTGGATAGATTTGATAGTATGATATTGGTATTGCCTTTTGTAACTGTAGTTATATATTTCTTTCATTTATGTGTTAGCTATAAATATGGAATTTAG
- the gltX gene encoding glutamate--tRNA ligase, translating into MCVDCKKRVRTRVAPSPTGDPHVGTAYIALFNIAFAHANNGDFILRIEDTDRNRYTEGSEQMIFDALKWLDLDYAEGPDVGGDYGPYRQSERFDLYGKYAKELVEKGGAYYCFCDQERLENLRERQKAMGLPPGYDGHCRSLTKEEIEEKLKAGIPYVIRLKMPYEGETVIHDRLRGDVVFENSKIDDQILLKADGFPTYHLANIVDDHLMGITHVIRAEEWIPSTPKHIQLYKAFGWDAPEFIHMPLLRNDDRSKISKRKNPVSLIWYKEEGYLKEGLVNFLGLMGYSYGDGQEIFSLQEFKDNFNIDKVTLGGPVFDLVKLGWVNNQHMKMKDLDELTRLTIPFFVQEGYLANENVSEKEFETLKKIVAIEREGAKTLKEIAKNSKFFFVDEFSLPEVKEDMDKKERKSIEKLLNSLQDEVGLKAIKLLIDKLEKWESNEFTAEEAKDLLHSLLDDLQEGPGKIFMPIRAVLTGEPKGADLYNVLYVIGKERALKRIKDTVKKYSIKL; encoded by the coding sequence ATGTGTGTTGATTGTAAAAAAAGAGTTAGAACAAGAGTAGCACCTTCTCCAACAGGAGACCCTCATGTTGGAACAGCTTATATTGCATTATTTAATATTGCATTCGCTCATGCTAATAATGGAGATTTTATTTTAAGAATAGAGGACACTGATAGAAATAGATATACAGAAGGTTCTGAACAAATGATTTTTGATGCTCTAAAATGGTTGGATCTAGACTATGCAGAAGGACCTGATGTAGGTGGAGATTATGGACCTTATAGACAATCTGAAAGATTTGATCTATATGGAAAATATGCAAAAGAATTGGTTGAAAAAGGTGGAGCTTACTATTGCTTCTGTGACCAAGAAAGACTAGAAAATTTAAGAGAAAGACAAAAAGCTATGGGACTTCCTCCTGGATATGATGGACATTGTCGTTCATTAACTAAAGAAGAAATTGAAGAAAAATTAAAAGCTGGAATTCCTTATGTTATAAGATTAAAGATGCCTTATGAAGGTGAAACTGTAATCCATGATAGATTAAGAGGAGATGTTGTTTTTGAAAACAGTAAAATAGATGACCAAATTTTACTAAAAGCTGATGGTTTCCCTACATATCACCTTGCTAACATAGTTGATGACCATTTAATGGGAATTACTCATGTTATCAGAGCTGAAGAATGGATACCTTCAACTCCTAAACATATCCAACTTTATAAAGCTTTTGGTTGGGATGCACCTGAATTTATACATATGCCTCTTTTAAGAAATGATGATAGATCTAAAATTTCTAAAAGAAAAAATCCTGTTTCTTTGATATGGTATAAAGAAGAAGGATACTTAAAAGAAGGTCTAGTTAATTTCCTAGGATTAATGGGATATTCTTATGGAGATGGACAAGAAATATTCAGTTTACAAGAATTTAAAGATAACTTCAATATAGATAAAGTTACTTTAGGTGGACCAGTATTTGACCTTGTAAAACTTGGATGGGTAAATAACCAACATATGAAAATGAAAGATTTAGATGAACTTACAAGATTAACTATTCCTTTCTTTGTACAAGAAGGATACTTAGCAAATGAAAATGTAAGTGAGAAAGAATTTGAAACTTTAAAGAAAATTGTTGCTATTGAAAGAGAAGGAGCAAAAACTTTAAAAGAAATTGCTAAAAATTCTAAATTCTTCTTTGTTGATGAATTCTCTTTACCAGAAGTTAAAGAAGATATGGACAAAAAAGAAAGAAAGAGCATAGAAAAACTTCTAAACTCTTTACAGGACGAAGTGGGATTGAAAGCTATAAAATTACTTATAGATAAATTAGAAAAATGGGAAAGTAATGAATTTACTGCCGAAGAAGCTAAAGATTTATTACATTCTTTACTTGACGATTTACAAGAAGGACCAGGAAAAATATTTATGCCTATAAGAGCTGTCCTAACTGGTGAACCAAAAGGAGCAGACTTATACAATGTACTTTATGTAATTGGAAAAGAAAGAGCTTTAAAAAGAATAAAAGATACAGTTAAAAAATACAGTATAAAATTATAA
- a CDS encoding M50 family metallopeptidase yields MTFLIAVAMLGLIIFVHELGHFLTAKFFKMPVSEFSIGMGPQVFSLDTKETTYSFRAIPIGGYVNIEGMEVGSQVENGFNSKPAYQRFIVLFAGVFMNFLTAFLIIFSIAQMTGKIEFEDKAIIGALVKGGANEQVLKVDDKILELDGKKIALWADIPEVTKEALDKEEISALIERDGKEEKLILKLTKDEENNRAVLGISPKSKKTNLSFAESLNFAKNSFISILKDTVGGLFTLFSGKADLKEISGPVGILKVVGEVSKFGWTSIASLAVILSINIGVLNLLPIPALDGGRIIFVLLELFRIKVNKKWEEKLHKFGMVVLLFFILLISVNDVWKLFN; encoded by the coding sequence ATGACATTTTTAATTGCAGTGGCAATGCTAGGTCTAATAATATTTGTACATGAGCTAGGGCATTTTTTAACTGCTAAGTTTTTTAAAATGCCTGTGAGTGAATTCTCAATAGGTATGGGACCACAAGTTTTTTCACTTGATACAAAAGAAACAACATATTCTTTTAGAGCCATTCCAATAGGAGGATATGTAAATATTGAAGGAATGGAAGTTGGAAGTCAAGTTGAAAATGGTTTCAATTCTAAACCGGCATATCAAAGATTTATAGTTCTTTTTGCAGGGGTTTTTATGAATTTTTTAACAGCTTTCTTAATCATATTCTCAATTGCTCAGATGACAGGAAAAATAGAATTTGAAGATAAAGCTATTATAGGAGCTTTGGTAAAAGGTGGAGCAAATGAACAAGTATTAAAAGTTGATGATAAAATTTTAGAGCTAGATGGGAAAAAGATAGCTTTATGGGCTGATATACCAGAAGTCACAAAAGAAGCCTTGGATAAAGAGGAAATTTCTGCTTTGATTGAAAGAGATGGAAAAGAAGAAAAATTAATTTTAAAATTAACAAAAGATGAAGAAAATAACAGAGCAGTTCTGGGAATATCACCAAAATCTAAAAAAACAAATCTTTCTTTTGCTGAAAGTTTAAATTTTGCAAAAAATTCATTTATATCTATTTTAAAAGATACAGTAGGAGGACTTTTTACACTTTTCTCTGGAAAGGCTGACTTAAAAGAAATAAGTGGACCAGTAGGAATACTTAAAGTTGTAGGGGAAGTATCAAAATTTGGTTGGACTTCTATAGCAAGTTTAGCTGTTATTCTTTCTATAAATATAGGAGTCTTAAATTTATTGCCTATACCAGCACTTGATGGAGGAAGAATAATTTTTGTATTATTGGAACTTTTTAGAATAAAAGTCAATAAAAAATGGGAAGAAAAACTACATAAATTTGGAATGGTTGTACTATTATTTTTTATTCTTTTAATTAGTGTTAATGATGTTTGGAAACTTTTTAATTAA
- a CDS encoding dTMP kinase: MGKIIVVEGTDSSGKETQTKLLYERVKKVYDKTIKISFPNYDSPACEPVKMYLAGKFGTDATKVNPYPVSTMYAIDRYASFKQDWEKYYLDDYLIITDRYVTSNMIHQASKIKDTEAKDDYLNWLVDLEYKKNEIPEPDMVIFLKMPIDKAKELMENRKNKIDGSEKKDIHEVNEDYLKKSYDNATAISKKYSWCEIECVENNEIKTIEKINDEIFSKIKELLK; encoded by the coding sequence ATGGGAAAAATAATAGTCGTTGAAGGAACAGATTCAAGTGGAAAAGAAACTCAAACTAAATTACTATATGAAAGAGTTAAAAAAGTATATGATAAAACTATAAAAATATCTTTTCCTAATTATGATAGCCCAGCTTGTGAGCCAGTGAAGATGTATTTAGCTGGTAAATTTGGAACAGATGCAACTAAGGTAAATCCTTATCCTGTATCTACTATGTATGCCATAGATAGATATGCTTCCTTTAAACAAGATTGGGAAAAATATTATCTTGATGATTATTTGATAATAACTGATAGATATGTAACTTCAAATATGATACATCAAGCTTCAAAAATAAAAGATACAGAAGCAAAAGATGACTATCTAAATTGGCTAGTAGATTTAGAATATAAAAAAAATGAAATACCAGAACCAGATATGGTTATCTTTTTAAAAATGCCAATAGACAAAGCTAAGGAGCTTATGGAAAATAGAAAAAATAAGATAGATGGCTCAGAAAAAAAAGATATACATGAAGTAAATGAGGATTATTTAAAGAAATCTTATGACAATGCAACAGCTATTTCAAAAAAATATTCTTGGTGTGAAATAGAATGTGTTGAAAATAATGAGATTAAAACTATAGAGAAAATAAATGATGAAATTTTCTCTAAAATTAAAGAATTATTAAAATAA
- the acpS gene encoding holo-ACP synthase has translation MIVGIGNDIIEIERVEKAISKEGFIAKVYTQREIENIVKRGNRTETYAGIFSAKEAVSKAIGTGVREFALTDLEILNDDLGKPYVIVSDKLKKIIQRKKENYQIEIAISHSKKYATAMAIIF, from the coding sequence ATGATAGTAGGAATAGGTAATGATATTATTGAAATTGAAAGAGTAGAAAAAGCTATTTCTAAAGAGGGATTTATAGCTAAAGTTTATACTCAAAGGGAAATTGAAAATATTGTTAAAAGAGGTAATAGAACAGAAACTTATGCTGGAATATTTTCAGCAAAGGAAGCTGTTTCCAAAGCTATTGGAACAGGAGTTAGGGAATTTGCTCTAACTGACTTAGAGATATTAAATGATGATTTAGGTAAACCCTATGTTATTGTTTCAGATAAATTAAAGAAAATTATACAAAGAAAAAAAGAAAATTATCAAATTGAAATTGCTATTTCACACTCAAAGAAATATGCAACTGCAATGGCAATTATATTTTAA
- a CDS encoding TatD family hydrolase — translation MKIIDSHVHLNLQQFDSDREAVFKRIEEKLDFVVNIGFDLESSEKSVEYADKYPFIYAVIGFHPDEIEGYSDEAEKRLEELAKNPKVLAIGEIGLDYHWMTRPKEEQFKIFRKQLELARRVNKPVVIHTREAMEDTINILNEYPDVKGILHCYPGSVESAKRMIDRFYLGIGGVLTFKNAKKLVEVVKDIPIEHLVIETDCPYMAPSPYRGQRNEPIYTEEVAKKIAELKNMSYEDVVRITNKNTRKVFKML, via the coding sequence ATGAAGATTATAGATTCACATGTTCATTTAAATTTACAACAATTTGATTCTGATAGAGAAGCAGTTTTTAAAAGAATAGAAGAAAAATTAGATTTTGTAGTAAACATAGGATTTGACTTAGAAAGTAGTGAAAAAAGTGTTGAGTATGCTGATAAATATCCTTTTATTTATGCGGTAATAGGCTTTCACCCAGATGAAATTGAAGGCTATAGTGATGAAGCTGAAAAAAGGTTAGAAGAACTTGCTAAAAATCCAAAAGTTTTAGCTATAGGAGAAATTGGTTTAGATTACCATTGGATGACTAGACCTAAAGAAGAGCAATTTAAAATTTTTAGAAAACAATTAGAATTAGCAAGAAGAGTTAATAAACCTGTTGTTATACATACAAGAGAAGCTATGGAAGACACAATAAATATCTTAAATGAATATCCAGATGTAAAGGGGATTTTACATTGTTATCCTGGTTCAGTTGAAAGTGCTAAAAGAATGATAGATAGATTTTATCTAGGTATAGGTGGAGTTTTAACTTTTAAAAATGCCAAAAAATTAGTTGAAGTTGTAAAAGACATCCCTATAGAACATTTAGTTATTGAAACTGACTGCCCATATATGGCTCCAAGTCCATATAGAGGACAAAGAAATGAGCCTATATACACAGAAGAAGTAGCTAAGAAAATAGCTGAACTTAAAAATATGAGCTATGAAGATGTTGTTAGAATCACTAATAAAAATACTAGAAAGGTATTTAAAATGCTATGA
- a CDS encoding isoprenyl transferase — MEKNIPQHVAIIMDGNGRWAKKRGLARSFGHMEGAKSLRRALEYFTEIGVKYLTVYAFSTENWSRPKDEVSTLMKLFLKYIKSERKNMMKNKIRFFVSGRKNNIPEKLLNEIEKLKEETKDNDKITLNIAFNYGSRAEIIDAVNDIIKDGKENITEEDFSKYLYNDFPDPDLLIRTSGEMRISNFLLWQIAYSELYITDTLWPDFDEKEIDKAIETYNQRDRRFGGVKNV, encoded by the coding sequence ATGGAAAAAAATATACCCCAACATGTTGCCATAATTATGGATGGTAATGGAAGATGGGCAAAGAAAAGAGGTTTAGCTAGAAGTTTTGGACATATGGAAGGTGCAAAATCGTTAAGAAGAGCCTTAGAATATTTTACTGAAATAGGAGTAAAATATTTAACTGTTTATGCTTTTTCAACTGAAAATTGGTCTAGACCAAAAGATGAAGTTTCAACTCTTATGAAGTTATTTTTAAAATATATAAAAAGTGAAAGAAAAAATATGATGAAAAACAAGATTCGTTTTTTTGTTTCAGGTAGAAAAAATAATATTCCTGAGAAATTGTTAAATGAAATTGAAAAATTAAAAGAAGAAACAAAAGATAATGATAAAATAACATTAAATATAGCATTTAATTACGGAAGTAGAGCAGAAATAATAGATGCTGTAAATGATATTATTAAGGATGGAAAAGAAAATATAACAGAAGAAGATTTTTCTAAATATCTATATAATGATTTTCCAGATCCAGATTTGTTGATAAGAACAAGTGGAGAAATGAGAATATCTAATTTCTTATTATGGCAAATAGCATATTCAGAACTTTATATTACAGATACTCTTTGGCCTGATTTTGATGAAAAAGAAATAGATAAGGCCATAGAGACTTACAATCAAAGAGATAGAAGATTTGGAGGAGTAAAGAATGTTTAA
- the dxr gene encoding 1-deoxy-D-xylulose-5-phosphate reductoisomerase, which yields MKKILILGSTGSIGTSALELIRNNKEEYKVIAISGNRNIELLKKQIEEFRPLAIYVGSEEEAKKIKNEYPFIEDIYFGENGLAELTKNSDYDIILTAVSGAIGIDATVEAIKREKRIALANKETMVSAGTYINRLLKEYPKAEIIPVDSEHSALFQSLQGFKKENVKKLIITASGGTFRGKTLEFLENVTVEEALKHPNWSMGKKITIDSSTLVNKGLEVIEAHELFNVAYDDIEVVVHPQSIIHSMVEYVDGGIIAQMGVPSMKTPILYAFSYPTKEFNNSIDFLDLIKTRTLTFEEADRKVFKGIDLAYRAGRTGETMPTVFNAANEVAVELFMKKKIKFLDIYRIIEEAMDNHRLISLDTDEALSIIKEVDKETRRKVREQWEK from the coding sequence ATGAAAAAAATTTTAATTCTAGGTTCAACTGGAAGTATAGGAACAAGTGCTTTAGAACTTATCAGAAATAACAAAGAAGAATATAAAGTTATTGCTATAAGTGGTAATAGAAATATAGAATTACTAAAAAAACAAATTGAAGAGTTTAGACCTTTAGCTATCTATGTTGGCTCTGAAGAAGAGGCTAAAAAAATTAAAAATGAATATCCTTTTATAGAAGATATCTATTTTGGAGAAAATGGACTAGCAGAACTTACAAAGAATAGTGACTACGATATTATACTGACAGCTGTAAGTGGAGCAATAGGTATTGATGCTACAGTTGAAGCCATAAAAAGAGAAAAAAGAATCGCTCTTGCAAACAAAGAAACTATGGTATCAGCGGGTACATATATAAATAGACTTTTAAAAGAATATCCAAAGGCAGAAATTATTCCAGTAGATAGTGAACATTCGGCTTTATTTCAATCTTTACAAGGATTTAAAAAAGAAAATGTAAAAAAATTAATAATCACTGCAAGTGGCGGAACATTTAGAGGAAAGACTTTAGAATTTTTAGAAAATGTAACAGTAGAAGAAGCTTTAAAACATCCAAATTGGTCTATGGGAAAAAAAATAACTATAGATTCTTCAACTTTGGTAAACAAAGGTCTTGAAGTTATAGAAGCTCATGAACTTTTTAATGTAGCTTATGACGATATAGAAGTTGTTGTACACCCACAAAGTATAATACATTCTATGGTTGAATATGTAGATGGTGGTATCATAGCTCAAATGGGAGTTCCTAGTATGAAAACTCCTATACTATATGCTTTTTCTTATCCTACAAAAGAATTTAATAACTCAATAGATTTTTTAGATTTAATAAAGACTAGGACTTTAACTTTTGAAGAAGCAGATAGAAAGGTATTTAAAGGAATAGACTTAGCATATAGAGCAGGAAGAACAGGCGAAACTATGCCAACTGTTTTCAATGCAGCTAATGAAGTTGCTGTTGAGTTATTTATGAAGAAGAAAATAAAGTTTTTAGATATATATAGAATAATTGAAGAAGCAATGGACAATCATAGGCTTATATCTTTAGATACAGATGAAGCTTTATCTATTATTAAGGAAGTTGACAAAGAAACTAGAAGGAAAGTGAGAGAGCAATGGGAAAAATAA